In Roseomonas fluvialis, one genomic interval encodes:
- a CDS encoding YdcH family protein, whose amino-acid sequence MIADRDAMLRRLHELRSEHRDLDTVIARLDGSAVDQLQLQRLKKRKLKLKDEIAWLEGRLVPDIIA is encoded by the coding sequence ATGATCGCCGACCGTGACGCCATGCTGCGCCGCCTGCACGAATTGCGCAGCGAGCACCGCGACCTCGACACCGTCATCGCCCGGCTGGACGGCTCGGCGGTGGACCAGTTGCAGCTGCAGCGCCTGAAGAAGCGCAAGCTGAAGCTGAAGGACGAGATCGCCTGGCTCGAAGGCCGGCTGGTGCCGGATATCATTGCGTAG
- a CDS encoding DUF1013 domain-containing protein, with protein sequence MPQPLMPKATAVWLIDKTSLSFDQIADFVGMHPLEIQAIADGEVAQGIVGYDPIATGQLTREEIARCEADPAARLVLQESTIVLPKQRAKGGRYTPVSKRNDRPDGIAFLLRNYPTLPDATIAKLLGTTKDTIAKVRDKTHWNSANIKPRDPVILGLCSQGDLNAAVASIGGPAPLDVQPADDAA encoded by the coding sequence ATGCCACAGCCCCTAATGCCCAAGGCCACCGCCGTGTGGCTGATCGACAAGACGTCCCTGTCCTTCGACCAGATCGCCGATTTCGTCGGCATGCATCCGCTCGAGATCCAGGCCATTGCCGATGGAGAGGTGGCGCAGGGCATCGTCGGCTACGACCCGATCGCAACCGGCCAGCTCACGCGCGAGGAAATCGCCCGCTGCGAGGCCGACCCCGCCGCCCGCCTGGTCCTGCAGGAAAGCACCATCGTGCTGCCCAAGCAGCGCGCCAAGGGCGGCCGCTACACGCCGGTGTCCAAGCGCAACGACCGCCCGGACGGCATCGCCTTCCTGCTGCGCAACTACCCGACGCTGCCGGACGCGACCATCGCCAAGCTGCTCGGCACCACCAAGGACACCATCGCCAAGGTGCGCGACAAGACCCACTGGAACAGCGCCAACATCAAGCCGCGCGACCCTGTCATCCTGGGCCTGTGCAGCCAGGGGGACCTGAACGCGGCGGTGGCGTCCATCGGCGGGCCCGCGCCACTCGACGTGCAGCCGGCCGACGACGCGGCCTGA
- a CDS encoding YdcH family protein, which yields MSLDARIASLEDRHAALERRILDEDRRPLPDGQALARLKREKLKLKEEMERLKAATRH from the coding sequence ATGTCGCTTGACGCCCGGATCGCCTCCCTCGAGGACCGCCACGCTGCCCTCGAGCGCCGAATCCTGGACGAGGACCGCCGCCCGCTGCCCGATGGGCAAGCGTTGGCCCGGCTGAAGCGAGAGAAGTTGAAACTCAAGGAGGAGATGGAGCGCCTCAAGGCCGCCACGCGGCACTGA
- a CDS encoding protein adenylyltransferase SelO produces the protein MPDTPIPAALPETSTRPVFDNSYARLPEALFKRLPPTPVSAPRLLKLNSGLARDLGLDPAWLASLAGVAMLAGNHVPPGAEPIAQAYSGHQFGHFSPSLGDGRAILLGEVVTPAGLRRDIQLKGSGPTPFSRRGDGRAALGPVLREYIVAEAMAALGIPTTRALAAVATGEHVFREDALPGAVLTRIAASHIRVGTFQYFAARRDMDSLRALLDHAIARHDPDAARAENPALAFFEGVVARQASLIARWMLVGFIHGVMNTDNCAVSGETIDYGPCAFLDHYHPETVFSSIDHQGRYAFANQPAIAHWNLARLAEALLPLIGEDEAASVDQAKGVLAGFSPAFGAAWRMGLLAKIGLREEAPGDEALIQDLLARMAENEADFTLAFRRLADAAEGKGEAFCSLFADPAAGREWLARWRERVAGEGVTPEARAAAMRAVNPAFIPRNHLVEEAIAAAVERDDLAPFEALVEVLARPFENQPVHERYALPPRPDQRVQATFCGT, from the coding sequence ATGCCCGACACGCCGATCCCCGCCGCCCTGCCCGAGACCAGCACGCGCCCGGTCTTCGACAATTCCTACGCACGCCTGCCGGAGGCGCTGTTCAAGCGGCTGCCGCCGACGCCCGTTTCCGCGCCGCGGCTGCTGAAGCTGAATAGCGGACTGGCGCGGGACCTCGGGCTCGATCCCGCCTGGCTGGCCTCGCTCGCGGGTGTCGCGATGCTGGCGGGCAACCATGTCCCGCCCGGCGCGGAGCCGATCGCGCAGGCCTATTCGGGGCATCAGTTCGGGCATTTCTCGCCGAGCCTCGGCGATGGTCGCGCCATCCTGCTGGGGGAGGTGGTCACACCGGCGGGGCTGCGGCGCGACATCCAGCTGAAGGGGTCGGGGCCGACGCCGTTCTCGCGGCGCGGCGACGGTCGGGCCGCACTCGGGCCGGTGCTGCGCGAATACATCGTGGCGGAGGCGATGGCGGCGCTGGGCATTCCCACCACGCGCGCGCTGGCGGCGGTGGCGACGGGCGAGCACGTGTTCCGCGAGGACGCGCTGCCCGGCGCGGTGCTGACGCGCATCGCGGCCAGCCATATCCGTGTGGGCACCTTCCAGTATTTCGCCGCACGCAGGGACATGGACAGCCTGCGCGCGCTGCTGGACCACGCCATCGCGCGGCATGATCCGGATGCGGCGCGCGCCGAGAACCCGGCGCTGGCGTTCTTCGAGGGCGTGGTGGCGCGGCAGGCGTCGCTCATCGCGCGCTGGATGCTGGTCGGCTTCATCCATGGCGTGATGAACACCGACAATTGCGCCGTCAGCGGCGAGACGATCGACTACGGCCCCTGCGCGTTCCTGGACCACTACCATCCGGAGACGGTGTTTTCATCCATCGACCACCAGGGCCGCTACGCCTTCGCCAACCAGCCGGCGATCGCGCATTGGAATCTGGCGCGCCTGGCCGAGGCGCTGCTGCCGCTGATCGGCGAGGACGAGGCCGCGTCCGTGGACCAGGCAAAGGGCGTGCTGGCGGGGTTTTCGCCCGCCTTCGGCGCGGCCTGGCGGATGGGGCTGCTGGCCAAGATCGGGCTGCGCGAGGAAGCGCCGGGCGACGAGGCACTGATCCAGGACCTGCTGGCGCGCATGGCGGAAAACGAGGCCGACTTCACGCTGGCGTTCCGCCGCCTGGCGGATGCGGCGGAGGGAAAGGGCGAGGCTTTCTGCTCACTGTTTGCCGACCCGGCGGCGGGTCGCGAGTGGCTCGCGCGCTGGCGCGAGCGCGTGGCGGGGGAGGGCGTCACGCCGGAGGCGCGCGCGGCAGCGATGCGCGCGGTGAACCCGGCCTTCATCCCGCGCAATCACCTGGTCGAGGAAGCGATCGCGGCTGCCGTGGAACGCGATGACCTGGCGCCGTTCGAGGCGCTGGTCGAGGTGCTGGCGCGGCCGTTCGAGAACCAGCCGGTACACGAGCGCTACGCGCTGCCGCCGCGGCCCGATCAGCGCGTGCAGGCGACCTTCTGCGGGACGTAG
- the nhaA gene encoding Na+/H+ antiporter NhaA: MAHAHHAAPSALRRFLDGQSSAGLMLMGAAALALVIANSPLQAGYDALLRTYLGPLSVGHWINDGLMAVFFLLVGLEIKRETLDGQLSTWSRRALPGIAAAGGMAVPALVYLAFAAEPAPQGWAIPAATDIAFALGILSLLGPRVPVSLRVFLTALAIIDDLGAVIIIALFYTAGLSLPDLAGAAVVVGVLFAMNRGGVRSLTPYLLLGLLLWLLILRSGVHATLAGVVLALTIPLQPTPGRPDHEAASPLHRLEHALHIPVGFLIVPVFGLANAGVPILGLSAEALVAPVTLGVGLGLVVGKLVGVLGFSLLAIRLGLADMPAYAGRLQLTGIALLCGVGFTMSLFITLLAFPEDALLQAQAKLGILGGSLVAGVLGYALLHVAPRDVAGTPSR, translated from the coding sequence ATGGCCCACGCCCATCATGCTGCCCCCAGCGCGCTCCGCCGCTTCCTCGACGGCCAGTCCTCCGCCGGCCTGATGCTGATGGGCGCGGCCGCGCTCGCCCTCGTCATCGCCAATTCGCCGCTGCAGGCGGGCTACGATGCGCTGCTGCGCACCTACCTGGGCCCGCTGTCGGTCGGGCACTGGATCAACGACGGGCTGATGGCGGTGTTCTTCCTGCTCGTCGGCCTCGAGATCAAGCGCGAGACCCTGGACGGCCAGCTCTCGACCTGGTCGCGCCGCGCCCTGCCGGGCATCGCCGCCGCCGGCGGCATGGCGGTCCCGGCGCTGGTCTACCTCGCCTTCGCCGCGGAGCCGGCGCCACAGGGCTGGGCCATCCCGGCCGCCACCGACATCGCCTTCGCGCTCGGCATCCTCTCGCTACTCGGCCCCCGCGTGCCGGTCTCGCTGCGCGTCTTCCTCACGGCGCTCGCCATCATCGACGACCTCGGCGCCGTCATCATCATCGCGCTGTTCTACACCGCCGGCCTGTCGCTGCCGGATCTCGCGGGCGCCGCCGTGGTGGTGGGCGTGCTGTTCGCGATGAACCGCGGCGGCGTGCGCAGCCTGACGCCCTACCTGCTGCTCGGCCTGCTGCTCTGGCTGCTGATCCTGCGCTCGGGCGTCCATGCCACGCTGGCCGGCGTGGTCCTGGCGCTGACCATCCCCCTCCAGCCCACGCCCGGCCGGCCCGACCACGAGGCCGCGAGCCCCCTGCACCGGCTCGAGCACGCGCTGCACATCCCGGTCGGCTTTCTCATCGTGCCGGTCTTCGGCCTGGCCAATGCCGGCGTGCCGATCCTCGGCCTGTCGGCCGAGGCGCTGGTGGCGCCGGTGACACTCGGCGTCGGGCTCGGTCTCGTGGTGGGCAAGCTGGTCGGCGTGCTGGGCTTCTCGCTGCTCGCGATCCGGCTCGGGCTGGCGGACATGCCCGCCTATGCAGGGCGGCTGCAACTGACGGGTATCGCGCTGCTCTGCGGCGTGGGCTTCACCATGAGCCTGTTCATCACGCTGCTGGCCTTCCCCGAGGATGCGCTGCTCCAGGCGCAGGCGAAGCTCGGCATCCTGGGCGGGTCGCTGGTGGCCGGGGTGCTCGGCTACGCCCTGTTGCACGTGGCGCCGCGGGACGTGGCCGGCACGCCGTCGCGCTAG
- a CDS encoding DUF1192 domain-containing protein — MGGPDQDDMPRRRQVLEKPRFDGWDVGQLREYIAELQAEIARAEAGIEAREGHRAAAEAFFRKG; from the coding sequence ATGGGTGGCCCAGACCAGGACGACATGCCGCGCCGGCGGCAGGTGCTCGAGAAGCCGCGCTTCGACGGCTGGGATGTCGGGCAGTTGCGCGAGTATATCGCGGAGCTGCAGGCCGAGATCGCGCGGGCGGAGGCCGGCATCGAGGCGCGCGAGGGGCATCGGGCGGCGGCGGAGGCGTTCTTCCGGAAGGGGTGA